One part of the uncultured Bacteroides sp. genome encodes these proteins:
- a CDS encoding amidohydrolase encodes MKKFALFILAATALGLGCFAQNKGHFSNNGNIAIDYLNNSFPVYDQLQKSIWRKAELGFIEKESSELLQKQLQDNGFKIEAGVAGMPTAFVASYGSGSPVIGILAEYDALPGLSQDTVAYKKPLVEGGSGHGCGHNVFGVGSVAGAIAVKQWLEQTKHSGTIKVFGSPAEEGGGGKVYLVREGNFKGVDIVLDWHPSSGNGVSTDTGTAIQMIDYSFYGKAAHAAGSPDKGRSALDAVESFDYMVNMLREHVPTSSRIHYVITNGGEAPNVVPAYAKVSYYIRSPKRETLKDLTTWINQAAQGAALGTQTTVKPEIISGFYERLYNKTLANLVQQKLEKVGGVIYNEREAAFAKEIAKGLNESDTVLVRVQRVEPLKEERVSQGGGSSDVGDVSWTVPTVSFGTAAFIPGSAGHSWQNVAAGGSTIGTKALINAAKVFSLSAIELYSDSKLVEKAKQEFNKRRGSDFHYEPLLGNRAPALDYRVKK; translated from the coding sequence ATGAAGAAATTTGCATTATTTATTTTAGCTGCAACAGCTTTGGGATTGGGCTGCTTTGCCCAGAACAAAGGGCATTTTTCAAACAATGGCAATATTGCCATAGATTATCTGAATAATTCATTTCCTGTTTACGACCAATTACAAAAAAGCATATGGCGCAAAGCTGAATTGGGCTTTATAGAAAAAGAAAGTTCCGAACTGCTTCAGAAGCAATTACAGGATAACGGATTTAAAATTGAAGCTGGCGTTGCTGGAATGCCAACAGCTTTTGTTGCAAGTTATGGCAGCGGAAGTCCGGTGATTGGAATTTTGGCCGAGTATGACGCTTTACCTGGTTTATCGCAGGATACGGTGGCATATAAAAAACCGTTGGTAGAAGGAGGAAGCGGTCATGGTTGTGGTCATAATGTGTTTGGTGTAGGCTCGGTCGCAGGAGCAATTGCTGTTAAACAGTGGCTTGAGCAAACAAAACATTCGGGCACTATAAAAGTATTTGGTTCTCCTGCAGAAGAAGGAGGGGGAGGAAAAGTGTATCTGGTTCGCGAAGGAAATTTTAAAGGTGTAGATATTGTGCTCGACTGGCATCCTTCTTCTGGTAATGGAGTAAGTACAGATACAGGTACGGCGATACAGATGATAGATTATAGTTTTTATGGAAAAGCTGCCCATGCTGCCGGGAGTCCGGATAAAGGACGCTCAGCATTAGATGCAGTAGAATCATTTGATTACATGGTTAATATGCTAAGAGAACACGTTCCAACTTCTTCACGTATTCATTATGTTATAACCAATGGTGGCGAGGCTCCTAATGTAGTACCTGCTTATGCCAAAGTATCCTATTATATCCGTAGTCCTAAAAGAGAAACACTAAAGGATTTAACAACCTGGATTAATCAGGCGGCCCAAGGTGCGGCTTTAGGAACTCAAACAACGGTGAAGCCTGAAATCATTTCAGGGTTTTATGAAAGATTATATAACAAAACATTGGCAAACCTGGTGCAGCAAAAACTGGAAAAAGTAGGAGGAGTAATATATAACGAACGTGAAGCTGCTTTTGCAAAAGAAATAGCCAAAGGACTAAATGAGTCCGATACGGTTTTAGTAAGAGTGCAAAGGGTAGAACCTCTTAAAGAAGAACGAGTTTCACAAGGAGGAGGTTCTTCTGATGTGGGAGATGTAAGCTGGACTGTTCCTACAGTTAGTTTTGGTACAGCGGCATTTATTCCGGGAAGTGCGGGTCATAGCTGGCAAAATGTTGCAGCAGGAGGATCAACCATTGGAACAAAAGCTCTTATTAACGCAGCCAAGGTATTCTCATTATCAGCAATTGAGTTATATAGTGACTCTAAATTAGTAGAAAAAGCAAAACAAGAATTCAACAAACGTCGTGGTTCTGATTTTCATTATGAACCGTTATTAGGAAATCGTGCTCCGGCACTAGATTATCGGGTAAAGAAATAA
- a CDS encoding aminotransferase class V-fold PLP-dependent enzyme, which translates to MKSYVFPGNIEEEILQINNGQIPYMRTATFSALVKESEQMMLQLINCKKGKVIFYTASGTGAMEAVVTNFVTLKKKAFIISGGSFGHRWKSLCDYYACPNEIFEVPFAKDIDYDKLESAIIESQPDVFLCQHHETSTGQLFNLKKISDICHKYNVSLVVDVISSFLADPLDMDALGIDICITSSQKGLNIAPGLSLIVLAESVQNLPYARKGYYFDFAENLKNLERGQTPYSPATTLFMQLHARLKMDVEKGTNAIVDEVRDKALYFRSLCKKNGWEVPAEVPSNCITGFFVRKNGDILFTELLKQDIYIMPGGTPHYFRVSHLGVQTKEDLDELAARIKEIENYKLN; encoded by the coding sequence ATGAAATCATACGTTTTTCCCGGTAATATTGAGGAAGAAATACTGCAGATAAATAACGGACAGATACCATATATGCGTACTGCTACCTTTTCTGCATTAGTGAAAGAATCTGAGCAGATGATGCTTCAGCTCATAAACTGCAAAAAAGGAAAGGTTATTTTTTATACGGCATCCGGTACAGGAGCTATGGAAGCTGTAGTTACTAATTTTGTAACTCTTAAGAAGAAAGCATTTATTATATCAGGCGGATCATTCGGGCATCGCTGGAAAAGCTTATGCGATTATTATGCTTGCCCGAACGAAATCTTTGAAGTTCCTTTTGCCAAGGATATCGATTATGATAAACTTGAAAGTGCCATAATTGAATCTCAACCGGATGTATTTTTATGTCAGCATCATGAAACCTCTACAGGTCAGTTGTTCAATCTTAAAAAGATATCAGATATCTGTCATAAGTATAATGTTTCGTTAGTTGTTGATGTGATTAGTTCTTTCTTGGCCGATCCTCTTGATATGGATGCGCTTGGAATAGATATCTGCATTACAAGTAGCCAGAAAGGATTGAACATTGCTCCCGGATTATCTTTGATAGTACTTGCAGAGAGTGTTCAGAATCTGCCTTATGCCCGTAAAGGTTATTATTTTGATTTTGCGGAAAACCTTAAGAATCTGGAACGCGGACAAACGCCTTACAGTCCTGCCACTACACTTTTTATGCAATTGCATGCCCGCTTAAAAATGGATGTTGAAAAGGGAACTAATGCTATTGTTGATGAAGTAAGAGACAAAGCGCTTTACTTCAGAAGCCTTTGTAAGAAGAATGGTTGGGAAGTACCTGCCGAAGTTCCCTCAAATTGCATTACCGGATTTTTCGTTCGTAAAAACGGAGATATATTGTTCACCGAACTGTTAAAACAAGATATATATATAATGCCCGGAGGCACTCCTCATTATTTCCGGGTATCGCATTTAGGCGTTCAAACAAAAGAGGATTTGGATGAATTGGCTGCACGAATAAAGGAAATAGAGAATTATAAACTGAATTAA
- a CDS encoding peptidase domain-containing ABC transporter translates to MYSKKGVKIKQHDATDCGAACIASISAHYGLRYPISRIRQYAFTNKKGTNILGLVEAANRLGFKAKGVRANAESLKIIPKPAIAHVVVKETLQHFVVICKVTKKSITIMDPSDGQLHKINREVFLNEWSGVLVLMEPEENFKTGNLKQSIASKFLSLLVPHKSMMFQAVFGAFIYSILGLSTALYVGKITDYVLVDKNINLLNLMGIIMLLIAVLRTFIGSMKSILALKTGQRIDAALILGYYKHILTLPQQFFDTMRVGEIISRVNDAVKIRNFINNVSLDLVVNVMILFFSACLMFLYSWKLAAVTLISAPLFFVVYWSFNRLNRKYQRKIMESGAELETQLVESLNSISTIKRFGIEEYANINTENRFVHLLRNTYRSIYGSILTQGGIQFISTGITIAVLWIGSNLVIKQELTPGTLMVFYSLIGYLLSPIDSLIKSNQTIQDALIAADRLFQIMDLEQEENNEKIVIEPEMIGDITFENVSFRYGSRKQVFEALNLKIEKGKTTAVIGESGSGKTTLISILQHIYPIQSGNVRIGSYDISQISNDSLRKIVGTVPQEIELFAGTIIENIALGNFQPDIKKIADLIEQLGLKDFIEKLPNGYLTYIGEHGASLSGGERQRIAIARALYKEPDILIFDEATSSLDSISERYVKQTLNALAQGGKTIIVIAHRLSTVRNADKIVVLNKGCVAETGTHKELCETNGIYSKLWNEQFNQID, encoded by the coding sequence ATGTATAGTAAAAAAGGCGTTAAGATAAAACAGCATGATGCAACAGATTGCGGGGCAGCATGCATTGCTTCGATAAGTGCACATTATGGATTAAGATATCCAATCTCAAGAATCAGACAATATGCATTTACTAATAAAAAAGGGACAAACATTCTTGGACTAGTAGAAGCTGCCAACCGTTTAGGATTTAAAGCAAAAGGCGTTCGGGCAAATGCTGAATCATTAAAGATAATCCCCAAACCGGCTATTGCGCATGTTGTTGTAAAAGAAACGCTTCAGCACTTTGTAGTTATTTGCAAGGTTACGAAGAAAAGTATTACTATTATGGATCCTTCCGATGGACAATTACACAAAATAAATCGGGAAGTTTTTTTAAACGAATGGTCGGGGGTGCTTGTTTTAATGGAACCTGAAGAAAACTTTAAAACCGGAAACCTGAAGCAAAGCATAGCCAGCAAATTTCTGTCCTTACTGGTACCACATAAAAGCATGATGTTTCAAGCTGTATTTGGTGCATTCATTTATAGTATTCTTGGATTATCAACAGCATTGTATGTTGGAAAAATAACCGATTATGTGCTTGTAGACAAAAATATAAATCTGCTAAACCTGATGGGAATTATTATGCTTCTCATCGCAGTTCTGCGTACATTTATTGGTTCGATGAAAAGCATTCTGGCCCTGAAAACAGGACAACGCATTGATGCTGCATTAATTCTGGGATATTATAAGCACATATTAACCCTTCCGCAGCAATTCTTTGATACGATGAGAGTAGGTGAAATAATTTCACGGGTAAATGATGCGGTAAAGATTCGTAATTTTATCAATAACGTTTCGCTTGATTTAGTTGTGAATGTTATGATCTTATTTTTCTCTGCCTGCCTTATGTTTTTATATTCATGGAAACTAGCTGCAGTAACCCTGATATCGGCTCCTCTCTTTTTTGTAGTTTATTGGAGTTTTAACCGACTGAACCGAAAGTATCAACGAAAAATTATGGAAAGTGGAGCCGAACTGGAAACACAATTGGTTGAATCATTAAACTCAATATCAACAATCAAGCGCTTTGGAATTGAAGAATATGCTAATATAAATACCGAAAATCGTTTTGTTCATCTTCTGAGGAATACTTATAGAAGCATATATGGATCAATTCTTACCCAGGGGGGAATTCAATTTATTTCCACCGGAATTACAATTGCAGTATTGTGGATAGGAAGTAATCTGGTTATTAAACAAGAGCTTACTCCCGGCACATTAATGGTTTTTTATTCGCTGATAGGATATTTATTATCACCCATCGACTCATTAATTAAATCGAATCAGACCATTCAGGATGCATTAATAGCAGCAGATCGTCTGTTTCAGATTATGGACTTGGAACAGGAAGAGAATAATGAAAAGATTGTAATTGAGCCGGAGATGATTGGAGATATAACATTCGAAAACGTTTCATTTCGCTATGGTAGTAGAAAACAAGTGTTCGAAGCACTCAATCTGAAAATAGAGAAAGGAAAGACTACTGCTGTTATTGGAGAAAGTGGTTCCGGCAAAACTACTCTGATATCTATCTTACAACATATTTATCCTATTCAGTCGGGAAATGTTCGTATTGGTAGCTACGATATTAGCCAGATAAGCAATGATAGTCTGAGAAAAATAGTGGGAACTGTACCTCAGGAAATAGAACTTTTTGCGGGTACAATTATAGAGAATATTGCATTAGGTAATTTTCAGCCGGATATAAAAAAGATCGCTGATTTGATTGAGCAACTTGGGCTAAAAGATTTTATAGAAAAACTTCCAAATGGTTATCTAACCTATATTGGAGAACACGGAGCTTCTCTTTCGGGAGGTGAAAGACAACGTATTGCTATTGCAAGGGCTCTATACAAAGAACCGGATATCCTTATATTCGATGAAGCAACTTCATCATTGGATTCTATCTCTGAACGATATGTAAAGCAAACCTTAAATGCACTTGCACAAGGAGGAAAAACAATCATTGTAATAGCACATCGCTTAAGCACAGTTAGAAATGCAGATAAGATAGTAGTTCTAAACAAAGGATGTGTTGCAGAAACCGGAACGCATAAAGAATTGTGTGAAACAAATGGAATCTATAGTAAACTTTGGAACGAACAATTTAACCAAATTGATTAA
- a CDS encoding CDP-glycerol glycerophosphotransferase family protein: MRIILFCENKYAIDILYPIYQEAVQSPDNKIIWYVHQKKIPLFPLGEEVPYTNNIQEVYDFSPEAIFVPGNIVPYYLPGVKIQVFHGYAAEKKDHWVIRRYFDTYFTQGPFFTKGFSTLAKKYKDFEVVETGWPKQDWIKKHLHSFDTEKADLLAEHKKKQVVLYAPTFSPSLTSLPHIKETLVDLVHKKDIVLLLKFHPLIKQEWIDEYKQLAKSEEHIVWIDDFNVTKYQLMSDVMISDTSSTVYEFLLLDRPVITLRTISKDIYWTNIAEPDQLSDAFETALYDEGAIKKRQWIKNNYDPYLDGNVCKRMLDATADYISKHGVPKQRKLNLWRRYTSIKEFGRIKR, from the coding sequence ATGCGTATAATACTATTTTGTGAAAACAAATATGCCATTGATATTTTATATCCAATTTATCAAGAAGCAGTACAATCTCCGGATAATAAAATTATCTGGTACGTACATCAAAAAAAAATACCTTTGTTCCCTTTAGGTGAGGAAGTTCCATATACCAATAATATACAGGAAGTCTACGATTTTTCACCGGAAGCAATTTTTGTTCCGGGAAATATCGTTCCATATTATCTTCCCGGAGTAAAAATTCAGGTTTTTCATGGATATGCCGCTGAGAAAAAAGATCATTGGGTGATAAGAAGATATTTTGATACCTATTTCACTCAGGGCCCCTTCTTTACTAAAGGTTTCTCTACTTTGGCTAAAAAATATAAAGATTTTGAAGTCGTAGAAACCGGATGGCCAAAGCAAGACTGGATTAAAAAGCACTTGCATAGTTTTGATACTGAAAAGGCTGACTTGCTGGCTGAGCATAAAAAAAAGCAGGTTGTGCTGTATGCTCCAACCTTCTCGCCTTCTTTAACTTCTTTGCCACACATCAAAGAAACTCTTGTAGATCTTGTTCACAAAAAGGATATTGTATTATTACTCAAATTCCACCCTTTAATTAAGCAGGAGTGGATTGATGAATATAAACAGTTGGCAAAAAGCGAAGAGCATATTGTTTGGATTGATGATTTTAACGTAACAAAATACCAACTAATGTCGGATGTGATGATTAGTGATACATCATCTACCGTATACGAGTTTTTGTTGCTGGATAGACCGGTCATCACTTTGCGTACAATCTCAAAAGATATTTATTGGACTAATATTGCTGAGCCCGATCAATTATCGGATGCTTTTGAAACAGCTCTATATGATGAAGGTGCAATAAAAAAACGACAGTGGATTAAAAATAATTATGATCCTTATCTGGATGGTAATGTGTGCAAGCGTATGCTAGATGCTACGGCTGATTATATAAGCAAACATGGCGTTCCCAAGCAACGGAAGCTTAATCTTTGGAGAAGATACACCAGTATTAAAGAATTTGGACGAATTAAACGATAA
- a CDS encoding amino acid permease has translation MSLFVRKSISSLLSESNATDSNTLKKSLGPSRLVALGIGAIIGAGLFSITGGAAAYQAGPAITLSFIVASLGCCFAGLCYAEFASMIPVAGSAYTYSYATMGEFVAWIIGWDLVLEYAIAAVTVSISWSRYLVKFFEDIGINLPPELTLCPWDGGIINLPAAIIIILASLLLIKGIEGSARVNFIIVILKIAVVLVFIILGWKYIDTSNYRPYIPANNGTFGEYGFSGIIRASAVVFFAFIGFDAVSTAAQEAKNPKRNMPIGILVSLLICTVLYFLFAHVMTGVVNYTAFKGFDGIAPVAIAIDHMGKPDALGVIHPDYPWLNKAIVLAILAGYSSVILVMLLGQSRIFYSMSKDGLLPKIFSQIHPVYRTPIKSNLILLFVGGTLAALVPARVAGEMTSIGTLLAFILVCAGILVMRKKMPDAPRAFKTPLVPLVPVLGIATCLFMMIFLPADTWIRLLVWMVIGFDVYVVYGFKNSRLQDKLPTRKDLLTLRSVGIIIALLLVSVALWYQQTVGWNGSKTLMTIAFVIAFIHSLFVWNKLKGLDSLVNKKIVELACAEEKF, from the coding sequence ATGAGTTTATTTGTAAGAAAATCAATAAGTAGTTTATTAAGCGAGTCGAATGCAACCGATAGCAATACTTTAAAAAAGTCTTTAGGACCATCAAGGCTTGTAGCTTTAGGTATTGGAGCAATTATTGGTGCAGGCTTATTTTCTATTACAGGAGGTGCTGCTGCATATCAGGCAGGTCCGGCTATCACACTTTCTTTTATAGTAGCATCTTTAGGATGCTGCTTTGCCGGATTGTGCTATGCAGAATTTGCTTCCATGATTCCGGTTGCTGGTAGTGCCTATACTTATTCATATGCAACAATGGGAGAATTTGTTGCTTGGATTATTGGGTGGGATCTGGTACTTGAGTATGCCATTGCAGCTGTAACTGTCAGTATTAGCTGGAGCCGGTATCTGGTTAAGTTTTTCGAAGATATAGGTATTAATCTACCACCGGAACTGACCCTGTGTCCCTGGGATGGGGGAATAATAAACCTTCCGGCAGCCATAATCATTATTCTGGCAAGTCTACTCCTGATTAAAGGTATTGAGGGAAGTGCGAGAGTTAATTTTATAATTGTGATATTAAAAATAGCAGTGGTACTTGTTTTTATTATTTTAGGATGGAAATACATTGATACTTCAAATTATAGACCATATATCCCTGCTAATAACGGAACTTTTGGAGAATACGGTTTTAGTGGAATTATCAGAGCTTCTGCCGTTGTCTTCTTTGCATTTATAGGTTTTGATGCTGTAAGTACGGCAGCTCAAGAAGCAAAGAACCCCAAAAGAAACATGCCTATTGGTATATTGGTTTCTTTACTTATCTGCACAGTACTCTATTTTCTGTTTGCACACGTAATGACCGGAGTTGTTAACTATACAGCATTCAAAGGGTTTGATGGTATTGCTCCCGTAGCAATAGCTATTGACCACATGGGCAAGCCAGATGCTTTGGGGGTTATTCATCCGGATTACCCATGGCTTAATAAAGCCATTGTTCTTGCAATTCTTGCCGGCTATTCTTCCGTAATACTCGTTATGCTATTAGGTCAGAGCCGGATTTTTTATAGTATGAGTAAAGACGGTTTGTTACCAAAAATATTTTCACAAATACACCCTGTTTACAGAACACCAATAAAAAGTAATCTTATATTGTTGTTTGTTGGTGGAACTCTTGCAGCTCTGGTTCCTGCTCGAGTGGCTGGCGAGATGACTAGTATTGGTACTCTTTTGGCTTTTATCTTGGTTTGTGCGGGTATTTTAGTAATGAGGAAGAAAATGCCTGATGCACCTCGTGCTTTTAAAACTCCTTTGGTGCCTTTAGTTCCGGTTTTAGGTATAGCAACATGTCTTTTTATGATGATATTTTTGCCGGCGGATACATGGATACGCCTCCTTGTTTGGATGGTGATTGGTTTTGATGTATATGTTGTTTATGGATTCAAGAATAGTAGGTTGCAAGATAAATTACCTACTCGTAAAGATCTGCTGACTTTAAGGAGCGTTGGAATAATTATTGCACTTCTTTTGGTATCTGTTGCTTTGTGGTATCAGCAAACTGTTGGATGGAATGGTAGTAAAACTTTGATGACAATAGCTTTTGTTATTGCTTTTATTCATAGCTTGTTTGTATGGAATAAGCTAAAAGGCTTGGATTCACTAGTCAATAAGAAGATTGTGGAATTAGCTTGTGCAGAAGAGAAGTTTTAA
- a CDS encoding homocysteine S-methyltransferase family protein: MKNISFETTFHKSPIILTEGAIVERLRREYNIPLDEDIVHAGLIYNDTYREVLADIYKQYLDIAEAFQLPIMLMTPTRRVNKERVLRSTFSDRDIIADNVAFLSELKSDYTTSVYVGGLVGCRGDAYQPSESLSIDEAIEFHLPHLEAFKKAGGDYLFAGIMPALPEAIGMAKAMETTGLPYIISFMIRKNGTLLDGTSIHKAIEVIDASTEMHPLCYTVNCVHPDNLHQALSVAENNTPLVRSRFMGIQANASSLSPEELNECNCLKSSSDIELADSMIALHKDFPLKIVGGCCGTDNTHLKRFAEMFTIK, translated from the coding sequence ATGAAAAATATTTCTTTTGAAACAACGTTTCATAAGTCTCCCATAATATTAACGGAAGGAGCTATTGTTGAGCGGTTACGTCGTGAATATAATATACCTTTGGATGAGGATATTGTTCATGCCGGGTTAATTTATAATGATACATACAGAGAGGTGCTGGCCGATATTTACAAACAATATCTGGATATTGCTGAGGCTTTTCAGTTACCGATTATGTTAATGACACCAACTCGTAGAGTTAATAAAGAAAGAGTTCTCCGTTCTACATTCAGTGATAGAGATATTATAGCCGATAATGTAGCGTTTCTATCTGAATTAAAATCGGATTATACCACTTCTGTATATGTCGGAGGTTTAGTAGGGTGTAGGGGAGATGCTTATCAACCTTCGGAGTCCTTGTCCATAGATGAAGCAATAGAATTTCATCTACCTCATTTGGAAGCATTCAAAAAAGCCGGGGGCGACTATCTGTTTGCAGGAATAATGCCTGCTTTGCCGGAAGCAATTGGTATGGCAAAAGCAATGGAAACAACGGGACTTCCCTACATCATAAGCTTTATGATTCGTAAGAATGGAACTTTGCTCGACGGTACATCAATTCATAAAGCAATAGAAGTAATTGATGCCAGTACCGAAATGCATCCTTTATGCTATACAGTAAATTGTGTGCATCCAGACAACTTACATCAAGCCTTGTCCGTTGCTGAAAATAACACTCCATTGGTTCGTTCACGATTTATGGGTATACAAGCAAATGCATCCAGCCTGAGTCCGGAAGAACTTAATGAATGCAATTGTTTAAAATCTTCTTCAGATATAGAGCTTGCCGATAGCATGATTGCTTTACATAAAGACTTTCCTCTGAAAATTGTTGGTGGCTGTTGTGGAACGGATAATACACATCTAAAAAGATTTGCAGAAATGTTTACTATAAAATAA
- a CDS encoding adenylyltransferase/cytidyltransferase family protein, with translation MVRVFTSGSFDLFHVGHLNLLERSAELGDELIVGVSTDELIEKYKGMKPIIPFEQRFRIIESLECVTKVVKQMKLTEVAQLREEKIDIVTIGDDWEHKYLEGLEWMKSQPGKRVVYFPYTPGVSTTTIKKIIIDSANQIVDAALQRESALDFCWAEDERKLIIE, from the coding sequence ATGGTTAGGGTATTTACTTCAGGTAGTTTTGATTTATTTCATGTAGGACATTTAAACTTATTAGAACGGTCGGCGGAGTTGGGAGATGAGCTGATTGTTGGCGTTAGCACAGATGAACTTATTGAAAAATACAAAGGGATGAAACCCATTATACCTTTTGAACAGCGTTTTAGGATTATTGAATCTTTAGAATGCGTGACAAAAGTAGTGAAACAAATGAAATTAACCGAGGTGGCTCAGCTTCGGGAGGAAAAAATTGATATTGTGACCATTGGAGACGATTGGGAACATAAATATCTGGAAGGGTTGGAATGGATGAAATCTCAACCGGGTAAACGTGTTGTTTATTTCCCATATACTCCAGGAGTTAGTACCACAACAATAAAAAAGATTATTATTGATAGTGCTAATCAGATTGTGGATGCTGCACTTCAGCGCGAATCTGCTCTTGATTTTTGTTGGGCAGAGGATGAAAGAAAGTTGATAATCGAATAA
- a CDS encoding RagB/SusD family nutrient uptake outer membrane protein, with translation MRTTEFYKHTYKILLLNFILLFGSCSNILDLEPEQSVSDASAVVDKKSAEAALAGAYDKLQSDNYYGREFVAAIYLAGNDVTWTGSLNYYRAFNNHSYQSDNTTINTAWYAIYATLNAANQVIDKVSALSSQVLTDTDKNRIVGEAYFIRALSLFDLGRTWGNIPIITKGTITAHDFDGVKQSTQAEVYQQVIKDLQTALSLLPEKVDRSRATKNTARALLARVYLYAENWEKAEEYSSILIADTNDYQLVDYPSFFSNKQTKESIFELLYTTSDKNTHGYYWLSSANGGRHEWAPSEGIVSLLGSSETGGTRKALYSDQSTAINKNFYVGNLYWRTTGDDPAYILRISEQYLIRAEARAKKTTPDLTGALSDLNAVRLRAQIKALTGLSKSEIILAIENERRVEFPFEPHRWFDLVRTKRAGTVLGVTDSDKWIFPIPYNDIQADSDLKQNSSY, from the coding sequence ATGAGAACAACAGAATTCTATAAACATACATATAAAATATTACTCTTAAATTTCATTTTGCTGTTTGGCTCATGTAGTAATATTCTTGATCTGGAGCCCGAGCAGTCTGTATCAGATGCATCAGCAGTGGTAGATAAAAAATCGGCAGAAGCTGCTTTGGCAGGAGCTTATGATAAGTTACAATCTGATAACTATTATGGTAGAGAATTTGTTGCAGCTATTTATTTAGCTGGTAATGATGTTACCTGGACCGGATCACTGAATTACTACAGAGCTTTTAATAATCATTCATACCAGTCTGATAACACAACCATAAATACAGCATGGTATGCTATTTATGCTACTCTGAATGCTGCCAATCAGGTAATAGACAAGGTGTCGGCATTGTCTTCTCAGGTTTTGACAGACACAGATAAGAATAGAATTGTTGGAGAAGCTTACTTTATAAGGGCATTATCCTTATTCGATTTGGGAAGAACCTGGGGAAACATTCCTATTATTACCAAAGGAACAATTACAGCGCATGATTTTGATGGAGTAAAGCAAAGCACTCAGGCCGAAGTTTATCAACAAGTTATCAAAGATTTGCAGACGGCGCTTTCTTTATTGCCGGAAAAAGTTGATCGTTCACGTGCTACAAAGAATACGGCGCGTGCATTATTGGCCAGAGTTTATCTTTATGCTGAAAACTGGGAAAAAGCAGAAGAGTATTCTTCTATATTAATAGCCGATACTAACGATTATCAATTAGTCGACTATCCATCATTCTTTAGTAATAAGCAGACAAAAGAGTCAATTTTTGAACTGCTTTATACTACTTCCGATAAAAATACTCATGGTTATTATTGGTTATCATCTGCTAATGGAGGACGTCATGAATGGGCTCCATCAGAAGGCATAGTATCACTGTTGGGGAGTTCAGAAACAGGCGGAACCCGAAAGGCTCTTTATTCAGATCAGTCTACTGCAATTAATAAGAATTTCTATGTGGGAAACCTGTATTGGAGAACAACCGGAGATGATCCAGCATATATTCTGCGTATTTCTGAACAATATCTTATCAGAGCTGAGGCACGTGCTAAAAAAACAACACCTGATCTTACCGGAGCTTTGAGTGATTTGAATGCTGTGAGATTGCGTGCTCAGATAAAAGCATTAACCGGACTTTCAAAATCTGAAATAATTCTTGCAATCGAGAATGAACGCCGCGTTGAATTCCCTTTCGAACCACATCGCTGGTTTGATTTGGTACGTACAAAAAGAGCCGGAACAGTACTTGGCGTAACCGATTCTGATAAATGGATATTCCCTATACCGTATAATGATATACAAGCTGATAGTGATTTGAAACAAAATTCAAGTTACTAG